Proteins from a genomic interval of Medicago truncatula cultivar Jemalong A17 chromosome 3, MtrunA17r5.0-ANR, whole genome shotgun sequence:
- the LOC11416442 gene encoding uncharacterized protein isoform X1, which produces MSYHNGMHHNNNVVEDHETLTYQTYPCGYYVQSPSTVSHANSIDKHSNIQNDTESTFHSPNRSETLPINPVHEQEPNRFALCRYSSSRGSNNSFLHHKKVSYDGTATENGDDHHLMIVNDSGSVVSDEEEKGLFDEYYYEKNGGWKRYFSYHNSDSCAWIWLQVTWRVMVSFGFALLVFYIATKPPTPKISFEIARIPEFKLGEGVDRTGVTTKILTCNCSMNLIVENKSRFFGLHIRPPKMDMKFSILPFAFSNGPELYAESGLTVFPLQLEVKNKPMYGAGRSMEDMLDSGRGLPILIQVTLSSSFEVVPALVKPKFHHRVECIVVLKKTYNKKHHSQAFNSTCKVTS; this is translated from the exons ATGTCTTACCATAATGGTATGCATCATAACAACAATGTTGTTGAAGATCATGAAACTCTGACATACCAAACCTACCCGTGTGGATACTATGTTCAAAGCCCCTCCACAGTCTCCCATGCAAATAGCATTGACAAACATAGCAACATCCAAAACGACACCGAATCAACTTTCCATTCCCCGAACCGATCCGAGACCCTTCCGATAAATCCGGTCCACGAACAAGAACCCAACCGTTTTGCCCTTTGCCGCTACTCCTCCTCTCGAGGCTCCAACAACTCTTTCTTGCACCACAAGAAGGTCTCATATGACGGCACTGCCACTGAAAACGGTGATGATCACCATCTGATGATCGTCAACGACAGTGGCAGTGTGGTCAGTGATGAGGAAGAGAAAGGGTTGTTTGACGAGtattattatgaaaaaaatggAGGGTGGAAGAGGTACTTCTCTTACCATAACTCTGATTCATGTGCATGGATTTGGTTGCAAGTTACTTGGAGAGTTATGGTGAGTTTTGGATTTGCATTGCTTGTTTTCTACATTGCTACAAAACCTCCAACACCCAAAATCTCCTTTGAG ATTGCAAGGATTCCAGAATTTAAACTAGGGGAAGGAGTGGATAGAACTGGAGTGACAACAAAGATTCTGACATGCAATTGCTCCATGAATTTAATCGTCGAGAATAAATCAAGATTCTTTGGTCTTCATATTCGGCCTCCCAAGATGGATATGAAATTTTCCATCTTACCCTTTGCATTTTCAAAT GGACCTGAGCTATACGCAGAAAGTGGATTAACAGTCTTTCCATTGCAATTAGAGGTAAAGAATAAGCCCATGTATGGTGCTGGAAGAAGCATGGAGGATATGCTAGATTCTGGAAGAGGATTACCAATATTGATACAAGTAACCTTGAGTTCAAGTTTTGAAGTTGTGCCAGCACTTGTAAAGCCTAAGTTCCATCACCGAGTAGAATGTATAGTGGTTCTTAAGAAGACTTACAATAAGAAACATCATTCCCAAGCATTTAATAGCACTTGTAAAGTAACTTCTTGA
- the LOC11416442 gene encoding uncharacterized protein isoform X2, translated as MSYHNGMHHNNNVVEDHETLTYQTYPCGYYVQSPSTVSHANSIDKHSNIQNDTESTFHSPNRSETLPINPVHEQEPNRFALCRYSSSRGSNNSFLHHKKVSYDGTATENGDDHHLMIVNDSGSVVSDEEEKGLFDEYYYEKNGGWKRYFSYHNSDSCAWIWLQVTWRVMIARIPEFKLGEGVDRTGVTTKILTCNCSMNLIVENKSRFFGLHIRPPKMDMKFSILPFAFSNGPELYAESGLTVFPLQLEVKNKPMYGAGRSMEDMLDSGRGLPILIQVTLSSSFEVVPALVKPKFHHRVECIVVLKKTYNKKHHSQAFNSTCKVTS; from the exons ATGTCTTACCATAATGGTATGCATCATAACAACAATGTTGTTGAAGATCATGAAACTCTGACATACCAAACCTACCCGTGTGGATACTATGTTCAAAGCCCCTCCACAGTCTCCCATGCAAATAGCATTGACAAACATAGCAACATCCAAAACGACACCGAATCAACTTTCCATTCCCCGAACCGATCCGAGACCCTTCCGATAAATCCGGTCCACGAACAAGAACCCAACCGTTTTGCCCTTTGCCGCTACTCCTCCTCTCGAGGCTCCAACAACTCTTTCTTGCACCACAAGAAGGTCTCATATGACGGCACTGCCACTGAAAACGGTGATGATCACCATCTGATGATCGTCAACGACAGTGGCAGTGTGGTCAGTGATGAGGAAGAGAAAGGGTTGTTTGACGAGtattattatgaaaaaaatggAGGGTGGAAGAGGTACTTCTCTTACCATAACTCTGATTCATGTGCATGGATTTGGTTGCAAGTTACTTGGAGAGTTATG ATTGCAAGGATTCCAGAATTTAAACTAGGGGAAGGAGTGGATAGAACTGGAGTGACAACAAAGATTCTGACATGCAATTGCTCCATGAATTTAATCGTCGAGAATAAATCAAGATTCTTTGGTCTTCATATTCGGCCTCCCAAGATGGATATGAAATTTTCCATCTTACCCTTTGCATTTTCAAAT GGACCTGAGCTATACGCAGAAAGTGGATTAACAGTCTTTCCATTGCAATTAGAGGTAAAGAATAAGCCCATGTATGGTGCTGGAAGAAGCATGGAGGATATGCTAGATTCTGGAAGAGGATTACCAATATTGATACAAGTAACCTTGAGTTCAAGTTTTGAAGTTGTGCCAGCACTTGTAAAGCCTAAGTTCCATCACCGAGTAGAATGTATAGTGGTTCTTAAGAAGACTTACAATAAGAAACATCATTCCCAAGCATTTAATAGCACTTGTAAAGTAACTTCTTGA
- the LOC112420077 gene encoding uncharacterized protein, with translation MEQVEEIDVFEMGEEIKAGIWDCDSFKCPGSDGVNLGFFKDFSDVLKIDLLNFFAEFHRNGKLTKGLNSTFIALIPKVESPQRVADFRPISLVSSVYKILSKVLANRLRKVVGKVVSDSQSAFIKGRQILDGILIANELVDDAKVKKKDLLLFKVDFEKAYDFVDWGYIDEVMCKMNFLSVWRSWIMECITTATTSVLVNGCPTDEFTLERGLRQGDPLSPFLFLLAAEGLNVMMTALVTNGMFTPYGVGAQDNVLVSHLQFADDTLLVGVKSWANVRAMRAVLLLFESISGLKVNFHKSMLFGVNVNNSWLHEAAVVMNCKHGRIPFLYLGLPIGGDPRKLQFWQPLVERIRSRLSGVLEDRESLWNVVLRAKYGEVGGRVRFCEGVGSVWWRHINQIRSGVGLVDPRWLLDNIVRKVGDGCHTLFWEDPWLEDVPLAVSFSRLYELSNFKLATVREMSLLGWGLDGGAWRWRRRLFAWEEGLLGECVGRLVNSVLQVDVSDRWEWKLLPTKSYSVQSAYSYLTAVDTNISEDFDQFLWLKAVPLKVNIFVWRLFMNRLATKDNLCKRNVIASSLLACVTSCGKEEERDHLFFLCDHYGRLWLLISQWLGFVTTLNGNLHSHASQFCALGGFSKKSVTGFTIIWISVLFVIWKDRNRRIFQQQFDQLEVLLERVKLQTFWWLKANYILFDFDYPYWRKNPFLCLQTAL, from the exons ATGGAGCAAGTTGAAGAAATAGATGTTTTTGAGATGGGAG AAGAGATTAAAGCAGGTATATGGGACTGTGATAGTTTTAAATGTCCCGGTTCAGATGGTGTTAATTTGGGTTTTTTCAAAGACTTTTCGGATGTTTTGAAGAttgatttgttgaatttttttgcgGAGTTTCATCGTAATGGTAAACTAACCAAAGGTCTTAACTCAACTTTTATAGCTTTAATTCCTAAGGTTGAGTCTCCTCAGCGGGTGGCTGATTTTCGTCCAATCTCTTTGGTGAGTAGTGTGTATAAAATTTTATCTAAAGTTTTGGCTAATCGGCTTAGAAAGGTGGTTGGTAAGGTGGTGTCTGATTCACAGTCCGCTTTTATTAAGGGTAGACAAATTCTCGATGGTATCTTGATTGCAAATGAATTAGTTGATGATGCAAAGGTCAAGAAGAAAGATTTACTTTTGTTTAAGGTGGATTTTGAGAAAgcttatgattttgttgattgGGGGTACATTGATGAAGTTATGTGTAAGATGAATTTTCTGAGTGTTTGGCGGTCCTGGATTATGGAGTGTATTACAACGGCAACGACATCAGTGTTAGTTAATGGGTGTCCGACAGATGAGTTTACTCTTGAAAGGGGTCTCCGGCAAGGGGATCCGCTTTCACCGTTTTTGTTCCTTTTAGCAGCTGAAGGTCTCAATGTGATGATGACAGCATTGGTTACGAATGGGATGTTTACTCCATATGGTGTAGGGGCGCAGGACAATGTGTTGGTATCTCACTTGCAATTTGCAGATGACACATTACTAGTAGGAGTCAAGTCATGGGCTAATGTTCGGGCTATGAGGGCTGTTCTGTTATTATTTGAATCTATCTCCGGGTTGAAAGTTAACTTCCATAAGAGTATGCTTTTTGGTGTGAATGTTAATAATTCTTGGCTTCATGAGGCAGCAGTGGTTATGAATTGTAAACATGGTCGGATTCCGTTTCTTTATTTAGGTTTGCCTATTGGTGGTGACCCACGGAAACTTCAATTTTGGCAGCCCCTTGTTGAGAGGATTCGTAGTCGTCTATCTGG GGTGTTGGAGGATAGGGAGAGTTTGTGGAATGTAGTGCTTCGTGCGAAGTATGGAGAGGTTGGAGGGAGGGTGCGGTTTTGTGAGGGGGTGGGATCGGTTTGGTGGCGTCACATAAACCAAATTCGATCCGGTGTGGGGTTGGTGGATCCTAGGTGGTTGTTGGACAATATTGTGAGGAAGGTGGGTGATGGGTGTCATACTTTGTTTTGGGAGGACCCTTGGTTGGAGGACGTTCCGTTAGCTGTGTCTTTTTCTAGGCTTTATGAGTTGTCTAACTTCAAACTAGCTACGGTGAGGGAGATGTCTTTGTTAGGTTGGGGACTTGATGGGGGTGCTTGGCGGTGGAGGCGGAGATTGTTTGCGTGGGAGGAAGGGTTGTTGGGAGAGTGTGTGGGGCGGTTGGTTAACTCTGTTTTGCAGGTTGATGTCTCAGATAGGTGGGAGTGGAAACTTCTCCCGACAAAATCATATTCAGTTCAATCGGCTTATTCGTACTTAACAGCGGTGGATACTAACATTTCTGAAGATTTCGATCAATTCCTTTGGTTGAAAGCGGTTCCGTTGAAGGTTAACATCTTTGTTTGGCGTCTCTTTATGAATAGACTTGCTACAAAAGATAATTTGTGTAAAAGAAATGTCATTGCTTCTTCTCTTTTGGCTTGCGTGACTTCGTGTGGTAAGGAAGAGGAAAGGGATCatctgttttttctttgtgatcATTATGGTCGTCTTTGGCTTTTGATTTCACAGTGGCTTGGATTTGTTACCACTTTGAATGGTAATTTACATTCACATGCTTCCCAATTTTGCGCTCTTGGAGGTTTTTCGAAAAAATCTGTGACAGGTTTTACTATTATTTGGATTTCGGTTTTATTTGTCATATGGAAGGATAGAAACAGAAGAATTTTTCAGCAACAATTTGATCAGCTTGAAGTTCTTCTTGAAAGGGTTAAACTCCAGacgttttggtggttgaaagcgaaTTACATCTTGTTCGATTTTGACTATCCTTATTGGAGGAAAAATCCCTTTCTTTGTTTACAGACTgctttgtaa